One segment of Prionailurus bengalensis isolate Pbe53 chromosome X, Fcat_Pben_1.1_paternal_pri, whole genome shotgun sequence DNA contains the following:
- the LOC122477187 gene encoding cancer/testis antigen 1-like: MQAPGDGADGADGADGAQILDDGTGGATGSAGSSSGPGNPGGRDGTATSGTVAGEAPQVEGASPAPRQGGEASASASASGEASEKQVLEFALTVPFLCYVDAELTYQYLTSSAECYHEAVHTELTVIGSDLFIRLTAEDPVLLQISTASLLNQLSMVVQTMQHLVPAIFSRPRPGKGG; this comes from the exons ATGCAGGCCCCGGGCGACGGTGCGGACGGCGCGGACGGCGCGGACGGCGCGCAGATCCTGGACGACGGCACCGGTGGTGCGACGGGTAGTGCTGGCTCGTCCAGTGGCCCCGGAAATCCCGGAGGCCGGGACGGCACCGCGACGTCGGGCACCGTGGCTGGGGAAGCTCCCCAGGTCGAGGGGGCATCGCCCGCCCCAAGGCAGGGGGGAGAGGCTTCGGCCTCGGCCTCGGCCTCCGGGGAAGCCTCAGAAAAGCAAGTTTTGGAATT TGCCCTCACGGTGCCTTTCCTGTGTTACGTGGATGCGGAGCTGACCTACCAGTACCTGACCTCGAGTGCCGAATGCTACCACGAAGCGGTTCACACGGAGCTCACAGTGATTGGCAGTGACTTGTTTAT CCGACTAACTGCTGAAGACCCTGTCCTCCTGCAGATTTCCACCGCCTCCTTGCTCAACCAGCTTTCCATGGTGGTGCAGACCATGCAGCACTTGGTGCCCGCGATTTTTTCTAGGCCTCGGCCTGGAAAAGGGGGCTGA